In Methylotenera versatilis 79, the DNA window GTTTGAATGCTGGACTAATATAAAAGCCCAATATAAAAGCTTATGCAAGGCGTATGCCAGTTAATTTATTTAATAAAATCAACTATTTAGAATAATATTTTTTAACACCTCGAAAATATGCACAGATTTAGTGCGTGACAAAAGTGGTTTTTTAAACGCACGCAACAGATTAGTGCGTGCTTTGGGGATTTAGTTTTATGCGATTCGGTTAAAAACCGTTATTTAAAGGAGTTTTTAAGGATATTTATTCAATATTTTGGATTTGTTCGCGCATTTGCTCAATCAACACTTTCAGTTCCATTGAGATTTTGCTGGTTTCAATCGCTACCGATTTCGAACCTAGCGTGTTCGCTTCGCGATTCATTTCTTGCATTAAAAAGTCTAAACGCTTACCCACCGCGCCGCCACCTTGCAAAATACGTTTCACTTCCGAGATATGCGAGCTTAAGCGTGAAAGCTCTTCATCTACATCGATGCGCTGCGCATACAAAACCATTTCCTGCCGAATACGGTCATCGTCATGGCTATTGGTCGCTTCATGTAACTTAACACTCAATTTTGCTTGATATTGTGTAATTAAGTTGGGCATCATCGGTTTTACTTTTACAACGTGCTGCTCAATTTGTTGCAATCTATCCAAAATAATCGCTTTTAAATTTGCGCCTTCACGCCCGCGCGCATCGATTAGATTCTGCAAAACTTGATTCAATAGCTGCTTAAAATCTATCTCCAATGCATCGTTATCCAGCGCATCTGCCATCATCACACCCGGCATGCGCAAAATATCCAACATATTCACTGGCTGCGTATGTGGAAAATATTGCGCGGCGGTTTTAGCGCTTTCTGCAATTTGTTGCAACACTGTATGATTCAACTGCGGCGCGGCATCTGCGCCAATTTCACGCATTAAGTTCATGCGAATATCTACTTTACCGCGACCTAATTTAGCTTGCACCAACTCGCGTGCAGTTGCCTCAAACTGGCGTAAATTGTCATCCAGCTTTAGTTGTAATTCTAAGTAACGATGATTTACCGAACGGCATTCGATTAATAAAACGCCATTTTTAGTATGGCTTTCAAGTGAAGCGTATCCGGTCATGCTTAATATCATTGGGTGTTTCCTAAAGTAACGACTTAACCTGCCGTTTAATGTAATTTCTTAAAGTAACTTGTAACAATTGTAGCAAACAACTATGATTTAATTATGATTTAATGCAAATTGTGTGTGAGAATCACTTTAATTTCTGTATCATGGAATCTCATTCTTTCAGTACAATTAGCGCATTAAATTGACTGTGTTTGATTAAACTAAACTGTTATTAAACTAATTTTAGATGGCCACACTTAAAAACCTATCTTTGCCTATCGGCTATATTCTGCAAGATTACATTATCACGCGGGTGTTAAGCACTGGCGGCTTTAGTTTTGTCTATCTTGCGCAAGATATGAACAAAAATATCGTGGCGATTAAAGAATACATGCCGACTGGCTTAGCCTTGCGTGAAGATGGCGCAACGGTATTATTAGGCAGCGATGACGATGCTGCAACGTTTAAACACGGTTTAAAATGTTTTTTTGAAGAAGGTTTAGCGCTAGCTAAAATTGACCACAAAAACATCGTGCGCGTGCTGAATTTTTTCAGAGAAAACAACACTGTTTACATGGTGATGCAGTACGAGCGCGGCAAATCCTTGCAAGATTTTATTCTGTCGCAACCAGAACCGGTAAATGAAAGATTCGTGCGCCGTGTATTTGGTGAGCTTTTGAATGGTTTGCGCGAAGTGCATACACAAAAATTGCTGCATTTGGATATTAAGCCAGCCAATATCTATATTCGTTTAGATGGCTCTCCTGTGTTACTCGATTTTGGCTCTGCGCGCCAAACACTCACGCAAACGCAATCTAAATTATCCCCTAGCTATACGCCAGGCTTTGCCCCGCCAGAACAATATTTTGAGCGTAAACAATTAGGCCCTTGGAGCGATATTTATAGCGTGGGCGCTAGCATGTACTCTTGCTTGGCAAGGTCTGCGCCAATGGCCGCCAATCAACGCGCCAAAAAGGATTTTTTAGCGCCAGCAGCAAAAGTAGGTAAAGGTATTTATACTCAAGAGTTACTGCAGATTATTGATAACTGCTTAAAATTAAACTACATGGAACGGCCACAAAGCGTGTTCTCATTACAGAAAACATTATTTGAAGATGTGCCGCCATTAGTGGTTAAGAAACCCAGCTTGGCTGAAAAAATCAAAGATGTTTTAAGTAAGCCGCTTTAAATTCAGTCAATTTAAGTTTAATATTAAAACCAGTGAATTTAAACCAGTTAAATATTAGAATATCTAAATAAAACAATCGCTTAAATGAAATTTTCTATTTATCAAAATAGCCGTCAAGGTCCTAGGAATTACAACCAAGACCGCTTGGCTTATTCCTACAGCAAAGATGCTTTGCTATTGGTATTGGCAGACGGCATGGGCGGTCATCGCAATGGCGAAGTGGCTGCACATTTGGCGGTTAAAACTTTAACCGATGCTTTTCAACGTTTAGCCGTACCTTTTTTAAGCAGTCCTGCCAAATTTCTAATCGATCATATTCAGCAAGTGCACGATATGATTGATAACGTCACACAAAGTGAAGAGTTAATCGAATCGCCGCGCACAACCATCGTTGTGGCGATTATTCAGCGTGGTTTTCTATATTGCGCGCATGTCGGCGATTCTCGTTTGTATCATTTCCGTGATGGTCATCTACTGTTCCGTACCGAAGATCATTCTGTTGTGCAATCGCTATATAAAAAAGGCATGATCACCAAAGAAGAAATGGCGACGCATCCTTACAAAAATAAGATTTACAACTGTTTAGGTGGCGAAACGCCGCCGCAAATTGATTTATCTGACCGTTTTGAGTTGCTAGAAGGCGACACCATTTTGTTATGCACCGATGGCGTTTGGGGCGTATTGAGCGATGTACAAATCAAAGAGATTATTCAGCGCAATATCGTGATTGCGGATGCCATGAATAAGTTGATGGACAACGCCGAATTTGCCAGCGATGAACGCGGCGACAATATGAGTGCGATTGGCTTGCAATGGGGCGATAGGCAACAAAGCACTGATGCGGTTTCTACCCAATTGATGCCTTTGGGCGAAACCACCACCATTATGAATACCGTGCAGCAACAGACAAATGATGAGATGAATCTGCAAGATCTTTCTGATGACGATATTGAAAATACTATCGCCGAAATTCAAAACGCTTTGAATAAAACGCAGCAGAAACCAAGAATCTAGTCGATTTTTAGGCTAATTTTAGGGTTAAGTCATAGCTCGCTTTAACAGACATTCAGTTTTAACAGCATAGCAATAATGCATAGCTTATAATGTGTCTTTACTTAACGCACATTTATTAAAGTCATTACCATGCAATCAACTATCCGCCCAAGCCAACGCGCCACTAATCAATTACGCACTGTAGAAATTATCCGCCATTACACCAAACATGCCGAAGGTTCGGTATTGGTTAAATTTGGCGATACGCACGTGCTTTGTACCGCCAGTGTAGAAGAAAGAGTGCCAGGCTTTTTAAAAGGTAAAAATCAAGGCTGGGTAACTGCAGAATACGGCATGTTGCCACGTTCAACGGGCAGCCGCATGGATAGAGAAGCGGCAAAGGGCAAACAATCTGGCCGCACGCAAGAAATTCAACGTTTGATTGGTAGAAGTTTACGCGCCATTATTGATCTTGAAAAACTAGGCGAACGCAGCGTGCACATTGATTGCGATGTGATTCAAGCCGATGGCGGCACACGCACTGCCAGTATTACGGGTGCTTTTGTGGCATTAAACGACGCAATCTCTACACTTTTAGCTAGTGGAAAAATCACTGAGAATCCGCTTAAACAAGCAGTTGCCGCGATTTCTGTTGGCGTTTATAAAGGCACGCCTGTGTTAGATTTAGATTATATTGAAGATTCTGATTGCGATACAGACATGAACGTCGTCATGACCGCAGATGGCGGCTTTGTTGAGATTCAAGGCACAGCGGAAGGCGAACCTTTTTCGCGCGAAACCATGAATGCGATGCTGGATTTAGCCGCCAGCGGCATTGGTGAATTGCTGGTGATGCAGCAAACTGCTTTGGCACGTTAGTACATTGTTACGAACCAATCGATAAAGAAATCAGTCAATTTGCAGAATTAACCTGATTGTTAATTGGGAAATTAATTACCATGAATAAACTTGTGATTGCATCGAATAATCAAGGCAAATTGCTTGAAATTCAAGCATTGTTATCTCCACTTAATATTAAAGCGCTACCGCAAGCAAGTTTAAAGATTCAAGAGGCAGAAGAGCCGCATTTCACCTTTATCGAAAATGCGCTGGCCAAAGCGCGACATGCCAGCTTGCACAGTGGATTAGCCGCATTAGCAGATGATTCAGGCTTGTGTGTTGAAGCTTTGCAAGGTCGGCCTGGTGTTTATTCGGCACGTTTTGCCGATATGCTGAATCCTGAAGATTGCGCTGAAACAAATGCCGAAAAAATAGGCCGCGATGAAAAAAATAATCTAGCTTTATTAAGTGCGCTGGGAGACCAAAGTAATCGCAACGCTTATTATTATTGTGCGCTGGTATTAGTGCGCCGGCATGATGACCCGCAACCCATCATCGCAGAGGGCTTCTGGTCAGGTGAAATTTTAACGGCGCCTAGAGGCTCAAACGGTTTCGGTTACGACCCTTTGTTTTTAGATGCTAATCACAACAAAACAGGCGCAGAATTAAGCACCGAAATCAAAAACAAAATCAGCCATCGCGGGCAAGCATTGCAACAATTAATGATTAAAATCAAGGCATTAAACGTATGAAAAAACTACCAATCTGGTTACGAGATGACGGCAGCATTGTCTCTTGCACCGAAAAAATCAAAGTGATGCGCGAAAATTTTGAAGAGATTCAACAAATCGCCCAAGATGCATTTGAGGATGGATTATTGCTGGAAGTCTCTGAAACGCAGATGCGCGATGCTTTGCATCAGCTCGTCGATCAGTTAATTAACCCTTATCTAAAAACCAAAGCGGCCCTTGAAAAAAGTTATACCAATTAAAGCGGATACGCTTTTCAATTCGCAAATTGAGCCCATCAATAGCACATCACCACTTTTAGGTCATGCAACATTATCAGGCCTGACCAATCCGCCGCCCTTGTCGCTGTATATTCACATTCCGTGGTGCGTTAAAAAATGTCCATATTGCGATTTTAATTCGCATGAATCACGTACGGACATACCTGAAAAGCGTTATGTAGCGGCGTTAATTGCCGATTTAGAACAGTCCGTGCCACGCGTTTATGGGCGCAAAATTAGAAGTGTGTTTTTTGGTGGCGGTACGCCGAGTTTATTTTCGGCTGAATCGATTGACGAGATTTTGAGCACTGTGCGCATGTTAACTCCGCTTGAATACGGCGCAGAAATAACATTAGAAGCAAATCCTGGCACGGTGGAAATTGGCCGTTTTGCTGGCTATAAACAAGCTGGCGTTAATCGCATCTCGCTGGGCATTCAAAGTTTTAATGCGGATTATTTAAAAGCACTTGGTCGCATTCATGATGACAAGCAAGCGATTGCAGCTGCTGAGCTGGCACTTAACACCTTTGAACGCGTGAATTTAGATGTGATGTATGCGTTGCCGAACCAATCGCTAGCGCATGCTTTACAAGATGCAAAACAGGCAGTTGCGCTAAATCCGGATCATTTATCGTTTTATCATTTAACGCTGGAACCCAATACGCCGTTTCACCGCACGCCGCCTAGTTTGCCTGATGATGATTTGAGCGCTGATATGCAAGAACAGATTGAAGCGTTGTTGGCTGAACATGGTTACGAACATTATGAAACATCGGCTTTCTGCAAGCCAAACTCTCATGCAAGGCACAATCTTAATTATTGGCAATTTGGTGATTATTTGGGCATTGGCGCGGGCGCGCACAGCAAATTAAGTTATCACGATAAAATCATGCGCGAAACGCGGCATAAACATCCAAAAGCGTTTATGGAAAATGCAGAAGCTGGCAATGCTGTAGATAATAGCTGGTTGATTCCGCAAGCAGATTTGGGGTTTGAGTTTATGATGAACGCACTGCGATTAACGAGCGGTTTTGAGACAAAATTATTTCAGGAACGTACGGGTAAATCCATACAAACCATTAGCTCTGGTTTACAGATTGCTTTGCAGAAACAATTGATCTTGCAAGATTTGCAACGCATAAAACCGACTTTACTGGGTCAACGTTATTTAAACGATTTATTAGAACTGTTTTTGATTTAAGCTTTTATAAGCTTGAAATTGAGTTTTTGAATGTTTAATCAAATTCTTTGCGCGTATCCAAAAGCGTAATCAGCATTAAAATCTCGTCTAACACAGCATTGCTAAAACCTGCTCGCTCACCGTCACGATTATCCGTTAACAAACTATGTAAATAGACTTTCGCCAAATCA includes these proteins:
- a CDS encoding YicC/YloC family endoribonuclease, coding for MTGYASLESHTKNGVLLIECRSVNHRYLELQLKLDDNLRQFEATARELVQAKLGRGKVDIRMNLMREIGADAAPQLNHTVLQQIAESAKTAAQYFPHTQPVNMLDILRMPGVMMADALDNDALEIDFKQLLNQVLQNLIDARGREGANLKAIILDRLQQIEQHVVKVKPMMPNLITQYQAKLSVKLHEATNSHDDDRIRQEMVLYAQRIDVDEELSRLSSHISEVKRILQGGGAVGKRLDFLMQEMNREANTLGSKSVAIETSKISMELKVLIEQMREQIQNIE
- a CDS encoding serine/threonine protein kinase: MATLKNLSLPIGYILQDYIITRVLSTGGFSFVYLAQDMNKNIVAIKEYMPTGLALREDGATVLLGSDDDAATFKHGLKCFFEEGLALAKIDHKNIVRVLNFFRENNTVYMVMQYERGKSLQDFILSQPEPVNERFVRRVFGELLNGLREVHTQKLLHLDIKPANIYIRLDGSPVLLDFGSARQTLTQTQSKLSPSYTPGFAPPEQYFERKQLGPWSDIYSVGASMYSCLARSAPMAANQRAKKDFLAPAAKVGKGIYTQELLQIIDNCLKLNYMERPQSVFSLQKTLFEDVPPLVVKKPSLAEKIKDVLSKPL
- a CDS encoding PP2C family protein-serine/threonine phosphatase — its product is MKFSIYQNSRQGPRNYNQDRLAYSYSKDALLLVLADGMGGHRNGEVAAHLAVKTLTDAFQRLAVPFLSSPAKFLIDHIQQVHDMIDNVTQSEELIESPRTTIVVAIIQRGFLYCAHVGDSRLYHFRDGHLLFRTEDHSVVQSLYKKGMITKEEMATHPYKNKIYNCLGGETPPQIDLSDRFELLEGDTILLCTDGVWGVLSDVQIKEIIQRNIVIADAMNKLMDNAEFASDERGDNMSAIGLQWGDRQQSTDAVSTQLMPLGETTTIMNTVQQQTNDEMNLQDLSDDDIENTIAEIQNALNKTQQKPRI
- the rph gene encoding ribonuclease PH — translated: MQSTIRPSQRATNQLRTVEIIRHYTKHAEGSVLVKFGDTHVLCTASVEERVPGFLKGKNQGWVTAEYGMLPRSTGSRMDREAAKGKQSGRTQEIQRLIGRSLRAIIDLEKLGERSVHIDCDVIQADGGTRTASITGAFVALNDAISTLLASGKITENPLKQAVAAISVGVYKGTPVLDLDYIEDSDCDTDMNVVMTADGGFVEIQGTAEGEPFSRETMNAMLDLAASGIGELLVMQQTALAR
- the rdgB gene encoding RdgB/HAM1 family non-canonical purine NTP pyrophosphatase; its protein translation is MNKLVIASNNQGKLLEIQALLSPLNIKALPQASLKIQEAEEPHFTFIENALAKARHASLHSGLAALADDSGLCVEALQGRPGVYSARFADMLNPEDCAETNAEKIGRDEKNNLALLSALGDQSNRNAYYYCALVLVRRHDDPQPIIAEGFWSGEILTAPRGSNGFGYDPLFLDANHNKTGAELSTEIKNKISHRGQALQQLMIKIKALNV
- the hemW gene encoding radical SAM family heme chaperone HemW — its product is MKKVIPIKADTLFNSQIEPINSTSPLLGHATLSGLTNPPPLSLYIHIPWCVKKCPYCDFNSHESRTDIPEKRYVAALIADLEQSVPRVYGRKIRSVFFGGGTPSLFSAESIDEILSTVRMLTPLEYGAEITLEANPGTVEIGRFAGYKQAGVNRISLGIQSFNADYLKALGRIHDDKQAIAAAELALNTFERVNLDVMYALPNQSLAHALQDAKQAVALNPDHLSFYHLTLEPNTPFHRTPPSLPDDDLSADMQEQIEALLAEHGYEHYETSAFCKPNSHARHNLNYWQFGDYLGIGAGAHSKLSYHDKIMRETRHKHPKAFMENAEAGNAVDNSWLIPQADLGFEFMMNALRLTSGFETKLFQERTGKSIQTISSGLQIALQKQLILQDLQRIKPTLLGQRYLNDLLELFLI